A region from the Variovorax sp. V93 genome encodes:
- a CDS encoding LysR family transcriptional regulator has product MNAMHIEKLDLNLLRLFDAVFRARSVSRAAEALGLTQPAASHGLTRLRLLLGDALFTRTPGGVAPTPRAERLAVPVQAALAMLQQALAEPERFDPAASRKLFRIHMSDIGEGRFLPALMVRLRELSPGVRVETMPLATGDIATALDSGRVDFAFGFLPKVKDTQRAQLLKDRYIVLLRKGHPFVKRRRSGQALLEALQELDYVAVRTHAETLRILQLLNLEDRLRLTTEHFMVLPAIVRATDLAVVMPRNIARGFAEEGGYAIVEPPFPLRDFTVSLHWSRRFEADPANRWLRQVITALFSERAG; this is encoded by the coding sequence ATGAACGCCATGCATATCGAAAAGCTCGACCTCAACCTGCTGCGGCTCTTCGATGCGGTCTTCCGCGCCCGCAGCGTGAGCCGTGCCGCCGAGGCCCTGGGCCTGACGCAGCCGGCGGCCAGCCATGGCCTCACGCGGCTGCGCCTGCTGCTGGGCGATGCGCTCTTCACGCGCACCCCCGGCGGCGTGGCGCCGACGCCGCGGGCGGAGCGGCTGGCGGTGCCGGTGCAGGCGGCGCTGGCCATGCTGCAGCAGGCGTTGGCCGAGCCCGAGCGCTTCGACCCGGCCGCCTCGCGCAAGCTGTTTCGCATCCACATGAGCGACATCGGCGAGGGGCGTTTCCTGCCGGCGCTGATGGTGCGGCTGCGCGAGCTGTCACCGGGCGTGCGCGTCGAGACCATGCCGCTGGCCACCGGGGACATTGCCACGGCGCTCGACAGCGGCCGGGTCGACTTCGCCTTCGGCTTTTTGCCCAAGGTGAAGGACACGCAGCGCGCCCAGCTCCTGAAAGACCGCTACATCGTGCTGCTGCGAAAGGGCCATCCCTTCGTGAAGCGGCGCCGCAGCGGGCAGGCGCTGCTTGAGGCCCTGCAGGAGCTCGACTACGTGGCAGTGCGCACGCACGCCGAGACGCTGCGCATCCTGCAGCTGCTGAACCTCGAAGACCGGCTGCGCCTGACGACCGAGCACTTCATGGTGCTGCCGGCCATCGTGCGCGCCACCGACCTGGCGGTGGTGATGCCGCGCAACATCGCGCGCGGCTTTGCCGAGGAGGGCGGCTACGCCATCGTCGAGCCGCCGTTCCCGCTGCGCGACTTCACGGTGTCGCTGCACTGGAGCAGGCGCTTCGAGGCCGATCCGGCGAACCGCTGGCTGCGCCAGGTGATCACGGCGCTGTTTTCCGAGCGGGCCGGATAA
- a CDS encoding thiamine pyrophosphate-dependent enzyme — MEVSFSKEVETLRLGAGDTFHGEGILAITKGLLQSGVAYVGGYQGAPVSHLLDVMVQGKAYMDELGVHVEACSNEASAAAMLGASIHYPLRGAVTWKSIVGTNVAADALSNLSSPGVTGGVLVVVGEDYGEGASVIQERTHAYALKSSMCLLDPRPDLGVMVRMVEEGFRLSETSNMPCLMELRIRTCHVRGSFECKDNIAPAVSTRALMSEPAGFDYMRLAHPPVTFRHEKLKGDERIPAARRYIVEHALNELIPGRAHADLGIVVQGGLYNALIRSLQQQGLADAFGETDIPILVLNVTYPLVPEQVADFCVGKRAVLVVEEGQPEYIEQDIATLLRRRDIQTPLHGKDMLPAAGEYGVEVLAGGLGAFAAKYIEASEASSSAQAWLAGNRARREAVARQLETLLPNRPPSFCIGCPERPVFSALKLAQQETGPVHIAADIGCHAFGTFEPFSMGHSILGYGMSLASRAGVAPMMNRRTLSIMGDGGFWHNGLLTGVQSALFNGDDAVLLIFKNGYTSATGTQDIISTPDDEMKERAVDKQQSLVDKNQTIEATLKGLGVQWMRTVTTYDVERMRKTLTEALTSDFNGLKVVIAEGECQLERQRRIKPWIAGLLQRGERVVRVKYGVDEDVCNGDHACIRLSGCPTLTLRDNPDPLKVDPVATVIDGCVGCGLCGENAHAATLCPSFYRAEVVQNPKWHERLLHALRGAMVRVLQPA; from the coding sequence ATGGAAGTTTCATTCAGCAAGGAAGTGGAGACGCTGCGCCTCGGCGCAGGCGACACCTTCCACGGCGAGGGCATCCTCGCGATCACCAAGGGCCTGCTGCAGTCGGGCGTGGCCTACGTAGGCGGCTACCAGGGCGCACCGGTGTCGCACCTGCTCGACGTGATGGTGCAGGGCAAGGCCTACATGGACGAGCTCGGCGTGCACGTGGAAGCCTGCTCCAACGAAGCCTCGGCCGCGGCCATGCTCGGCGCCTCCATCCACTACCCGCTGCGCGGCGCGGTCACCTGGAAGTCGATAGTCGGCACCAACGTGGCGGCCGATGCGCTCTCCAACCTGTCGTCGCCCGGCGTGACCGGCGGCGTGCTGGTGGTGGTGGGCGAGGACTACGGCGAAGGCGCCAGCGTGATCCAGGAGCGCACGCATGCCTATGCGCTCAAGTCGAGCATGTGCCTGCTCGATCCGCGGCCCGACCTCGGCGTGATGGTGCGCATGGTGGAAGAAGGCTTCCGCCTGTCCGAGACCTCGAACATGCCCTGCCTGATGGAGCTGCGCATCCGCACCTGCCACGTGCGCGGCAGCTTCGAGTGCAAGGACAACATCGCGCCCGCGGTGTCGACCCGCGCGCTGATGAGCGAGCCCGCGGGCTTCGACTACATGCGGCTCGCGCATCCGCCGGTCACCTTCCGCCATGAAAAGCTCAAGGGCGACGAGCGCATTCCGGCCGCACGGCGCTACATCGTCGAACATGCGCTCAACGAGCTGATTCCGGGCCGCGCCCATGCCGACCTCGGCATCGTGGTGCAGGGCGGGCTCTACAACGCGCTGATCCGCAGCCTGCAGCAGCAGGGGCTGGCCGACGCCTTCGGCGAGACCGACATCCCGATCCTGGTGCTCAACGTGACCTACCCGCTGGTGCCCGAGCAGGTGGCCGACTTCTGCGTGGGCAAGCGCGCGGTGCTGGTGGTGGAGGAAGGCCAGCCCGAATACATCGAGCAGGACATCGCCACCCTGCTGCGCCGGCGCGACATCCAGACGCCGCTGCACGGCAAGGACATGCTGCCCGCAGCGGGCGAATACGGCGTCGAGGTGCTTGCTGGCGGCCTCGGCGCGTTCGCCGCGAAATACATCGAGGCCAGCGAGGCTTCATCTTCCGCGCAGGCCTGGCTGGCCGGCAACCGCGCGCGCCGCGAGGCCGTGGCGCGCCAGCTCGAGACGCTGCTGCCCAACCGGCCGCCGAGCTTCTGCATCGGCTGCCCCGAGCGCCCCGTGTTCTCGGCGCTCAAGCTCGCGCAGCAGGAGACGGGGCCGGTGCACATCGCGGCCGACATCGGCTGCCATGCCTTCGGCACCTTCGAGCCCTTCTCGATGGGGCATTCGATCCTGGGCTACGGCATGAGCCTGGCGAGCCGCGCGGGCGTGGCGCCGATGATGAACCGCCGCACCTTGTCGATCATGGGCGACGGCGGCTTCTGGCACAACGGCCTGCTCACGGGCGTGCAGAGCGCGCTGTTCAACGGCGACGACGCGGTGCTGCTGATCTTCAAGAACGGCTACACCTCGGCCACCGGCACGCAGGACATCATCTCCACGCCCGACGACGAGATGAAGGAGCGCGCCGTCGACAAGCAGCAGAGCCTGGTCGACAAGAACCAGACCATCGAGGCCACGCTCAAGGGCCTGGGCGTGCAGTGGATGCGCACCGTCACCACCTACGACGTGGAGCGCATGCGCAAGACGCTGACCGAGGCGCTCACCAGCGACTTCAACGGCCTCAAGGTGGTGATTGCCGAGGGCGAATGCCAGCTCGAGCGCCAGCGCCGCATCAAGCCCTGGATTGCCGGCCTGCTTCAGCGCGGCGAGCGCGTGGTGCGCGTGAAGTACGGCGTCGACGAGGACGTGTGCAACGGCGACCACGCCTGTATCCGCCTGTCGGGCTGCCCCACGCTCACGCTCAGGGACAACCCCGATCCGCTCAAGGTCGACCCCGTGGCCACCGTGATCGACGGCTGCGTGGGCTGCGGCCTGTGCGGCGAGAACGCGCATGCGGCCACGCTGTGCCCGAGCTTCTACCGCGCCGAGGTGGTGCAGAACCCGAAGTGGCATGAACGCCTGCTGCACGCGCTGCGCGGCGCCATGGTGCGCGTGCTGCAACCCGCATGA
- a CDS encoding indolepyruvate oxidoreductase subunit beta family protein — MEQNRPITLLVCALGGEGGGVLTEWLVDIARHAGYAAQSTSIPGVAQRTGATTYYIEVFPVPIAQLGGQRPVFSLSPVPGALDAIVSSELLETARQIGNGMSAPLRTLVISSSARIFTTAERMQPGDGRADAQRLLDVVKAFSREHHVFDMNAVARETGTVVSAVMLGAIAGSGLFPFPREAFEHVVRGGDARAPEKLGRMAAASLRGFAAGFEAVGTPRAQAAFVSSVLAADTRDAPPPPRALPDELARRFPPAVHDMLALGHARVLDYQDAAYAALYAERLGRLLDAERAADPAGAQGFAITRAAARWLALWMAFDDIVRVAALKGRASRAQRVRQEVRAADEDIVKVYDHFKPGAAEFAALLPPGLARRVTAWDRGRQARGLAPWALPLKVGSHSVLGMASLRLLSSLKWLRRRGHRFAEEQALIERWLAAVEAGTREAWVLGHELALCGRLIKGYGSTNERGKENLLHVIGELAGRATLAAPARAEAIAAAREAALADEGGTALDAALVRHGAAPRPVQAQPIRWMRRPPSTAGRP, encoded by the coding sequence ATGGAACAGAACCGCCCCATCACCCTGCTCGTCTGCGCCCTCGGCGGCGAAGGCGGCGGCGTGCTCACCGAATGGCTGGTCGACATCGCCCGCCATGCCGGCTATGCCGCGCAGAGCACTTCGATTCCCGGCGTGGCGCAGCGCACCGGCGCCACCACCTACTACATCGAGGTGTTCCCGGTGCCGATCGCGCAACTCGGCGGCCAGCGCCCGGTGTTCAGCCTGAGCCCGGTGCCGGGCGCGCTCGACGCCATCGTGTCGTCGGAGCTGCTCGAGACCGCGCGCCAGATCGGCAACGGCATGAGCGCGCCGCTGCGCACGCTGGTCATCAGTTCGTCGGCGCGCATCTTCACCACCGCCGAGCGCATGCAGCCTGGCGACGGGCGCGCCGATGCGCAGCGACTGCTCGACGTGGTGAAAGCCTTCAGCCGCGAACACCATGTGTTCGACATGAATGCCGTGGCGCGCGAGACCGGTACGGTGGTCAGCGCGGTGATGCTCGGCGCCATCGCTGGCAGCGGCCTGTTCCCGTTCCCGCGCGAGGCCTTCGAGCATGTGGTGCGCGGCGGCGATGCCCGCGCGCCCGAGAAGCTCGGCAGGATGGCTGCAGCCAGCCTGCGCGGCTTCGCAGCGGGCTTCGAGGCCGTGGGCACGCCGCGCGCGCAGGCCGCCTTCGTGAGCAGCGTGCTGGCCGCCGACACGCGCGACGCGCCGCCACCGCCGCGCGCATTGCCGGACGAACTCGCGCGGCGCTTTCCGCCCGCCGTGCACGACATGCTTGCGCTCGGCCATGCGCGCGTGCTCGACTACCAGGACGCTGCCTACGCCGCGCTCTATGCCGAGCGGCTGGGCCGGCTGCTCGATGCCGAGCGCGCCGCCGACCCGGCCGGCGCACAGGGCTTTGCCATCACCCGCGCAGCCGCGCGCTGGCTCGCGCTGTGGATGGCCTTCGACGACATCGTGCGCGTGGCCGCGCTCAAGGGCCGCGCCAGCCGCGCACAGCGCGTGCGGCAGGAGGTGCGCGCGGCCGACGAAGACATCGTGAAGGTCTACGACCACTTCAAGCCCGGCGCGGCCGAGTTCGCCGCGCTGCTGCCGCCGGGCCTGGCGCGCCGCGTCACCGCATGGGACCGCGGCCGGCAGGCACGCGGCCTCGCGCCCTGGGCGCTGCCGTTGAAGGTGGGCAGCCACTCGGTGCTCGGCATGGCCTCCCTGCGCCTCTTGTCTTCGCTGAAGTGGCTGCGCCGCCGCGGCCATCGCTTTGCCGAGGAACAGGCGCTGATCGAGCGCTGGCTCGCGGCGGTGGAGGCCGGCACGCGCGAGGCCTGGGTGCTGGGCCATGAGCTGGCGCTGTGCGGACGGCTCATCAAGGGCTACGGCAGCACCAACGAGCGCGGCAAGGAAAACCTGCTGCACGTGATCGGCGAACTCGCAGGCCGCGCAACGCTCGCCGCGCCGGCACGCGCCGAGGCGATTGCCGCAGCGCGCGAAGCAGCCCTGGCCGACGAGGGCGGCACGGCGCTCGACGCCGCGCTGGTGCGCCACGGTGCCGCACCGCGGCCGGTGCAGGCGCAGCCTATCCGCTGGATGAGGCGGCCGCCGTCCACCGCCGGCCGACCCTGA
- a CDS encoding Bug family tripartite tricarboxylate transporter substrate binding protein, translating to MPHHALPWRRRLLFTAACALLACAQAPAHADTWPAKPIKVVVNFPPGGAADQIARAVSQPLQEALKQPVVIENRAGANGNVGGEAVARAPADGYTLLMSSGGMVSVNPHLYSRMSFDPAKDLVPVAAAARVLVFLVTRPALPPTNIREFIAYLKANPGKLSYGSPGNGSSPHLAGEMFKSQAGVFALHVPYRGAAPALQDLLAGQIDYAFDPGIGLQQVRAGKLRLLAVGSPHRSPQFPDVPTLDEAGLRGFDADTVFGFYAPAGTPPEVVAQLNAQINRALVLPAVKERIASLGGEALPGSPADFQRRAAADSQRFGALIRDRKIVAD from the coding sequence ATGCCCCACCACGCCCTTCCCTGGCGGCGACGCCTGCTGTTCACCGCCGCCTGCGCGCTGCTGGCCTGTGCGCAGGCACCGGCGCATGCCGACACCTGGCCCGCCAAGCCGATCAAGGTGGTCGTCAACTTTCCGCCCGGCGGCGCCGCCGACCAGATCGCGCGCGCGGTCTCGCAGCCGCTGCAGGAGGCGCTCAAGCAGCCGGTGGTGATCGAGAACCGCGCGGGCGCCAACGGCAACGTCGGCGGCGAAGCGGTGGCGCGCGCACCGGCCGACGGCTACACGCTGCTCATGAGTTCGGGCGGCATGGTGTCGGTGAACCCGCATCTGTATTCGCGCATGAGCTTCGATCCCGCGAAGGACCTGGTGCCGGTGGCGGCGGCCGCGCGCGTGCTGGTGTTCCTGGTAACCAGGCCCGCGCTGCCGCCCACCAACATCCGGGAGTTCATCGCGTACCTCAAGGCCAACCCGGGCAAGCTGTCGTACGGCTCGCCGGGCAACGGCAGCTCACCGCACCTGGCGGGCGAGATGTTCAAGAGCCAGGCCGGCGTCTTCGCGCTGCACGTGCCCTACCGCGGCGCGGCGCCCGCGCTGCAGGACCTGCTGGCGGGCCAGATCGACTATGCGTTCGACCCGGGCATCGGCCTGCAGCAGGTGCGCGCGGGCAAGCTCCGGCTGCTGGCGGTGGGCAGCCCGCACCGCTCGCCGCAGTTCCCCGACGTGCCCACGCTCGACGAGGCCGGACTGCGCGGCTTCGACGCCGACACCGTGTTCGGCTTCTATGCGCCCGCAGGCACGCCGCCGGAGGTGGTGGCACAACTCAACGCGCAGATCAACCGCGCGCTCGTACTGCCGGCCGTGAAGGAACGCATCGCCTCGCTTGGCGGCGAAGCATTGCCGGGCTCGCCGGCCGATTTCCAGCGGCGCGCGGCGGCCGATTCGCAGCGCTTCGGCGCGCTGATCCGCGACCGCAAGATCGTCGCGGATTGA
- a CDS encoding thioesterase family protein → MSSNSKEITYTARVEFGDCDPAGIVWFPNFFRWIDAASRHFFAECGVPRWEETAQTLGVIGTPLVDTHTRFVKAASYGDTLQIAVRITEWRDKSFVQTYRVLRGDELILECEEVRIFAAKREGGGIRAVPIPPAIRALCDEAAS, encoded by the coding sequence ATGAGCAGCAACAGCAAAGAGATCACCTACACCGCACGCGTCGAGTTCGGCGACTGCGACCCGGCCGGCATCGTCTGGTTCCCCAACTTCTTCCGCTGGATCGATGCGGCCTCGCGCCACTTCTTCGCCGAATGCGGCGTGCCGCGCTGGGAAGAAACGGCGCAGACACTGGGCGTGATCGGCACGCCGCTGGTCGACACGCACACGCGCTTCGTCAAGGCCGCGAGCTACGGCGACACGCTGCAGATCGCGGTGCGCATCACCGAATGGCGCGACAAGAGCTTCGTGCAGACCTACCGCGTGCTGCGCGGCGACGAACTGATCCTCGAATGCGAGGAGGTGCGCATCTTCGCGGCGAAGCGCGAAGGCGGCGGCATCCGCGCGGTGCCCATTCCACCCGCGATCCGCGCGCTCTGCGACGAGGCCGCATCTTAG
- the mgtA gene encoding magnesium-translocating P-type ATPase, translated as MKNVLKSLFESFLRSRRMLHHFERWQTLLGSKPAGTASAAMPPDIARALSAASRADAGAMLASLHSSPQGLAEDEAQALRKQFGGNEVRHEQPLPWWTHLWQCYRNPFNLLLTVLALVSYVTEDMKAALVIGSMVVLSTVLRFVQESRSGKAAERLKAMVSNTATVLRPAPAEGAGAPHAEAVRAEVPMRELVPGDVIALSAGDMIPADCRLLAAKDLFISQSALTGEAMPVEKFSADRSSDEAGVLERDNLLFMGTSVVSGSATALIVHTGSRTFFGALAQRVTAVDQGTSAFQAGINRVSWVLIRFMLVMAPLVLVINGVAKGDWWEAALFALSIAVGLTPEMLPMIVTATLAKGAVVMSRQKVIVKRLEAIHNFGAMDVLCTDKTGTLTQDRIVLERHTNAWGEASDHVLQMAYLNSFHQTGLKNLLDKAVLSHAEMQLETRLQTAWRKIDEVPFDFARRRMSVVVENGGSEHLLICKGALEEILSACASVERGDEVLPLDADVLARIHGIASELNTQGLRVVAVASRVLAAGAQRPVQVAYGVADETALTLLGYVAFLDPPKESTAPALRALAAHGVAVKVLTGDNELVARKVCVDVGIEAGRVVLGREIEALDDAGLRALAEQHQVFAKLTPAHKERIVRALHANGHVVGFMGDGINDAPALRAADIGISVNGAVDVAKESADIILLEKSLMVLEQGVVEGRRTFANMLKYIKLTASSNFGNVFSVLVASAFLPFLPMLPLHLLVQNLLYDVSQIVIPFDNVDAEFLQKPQRWNPADLGRFMLFFGPLSSVFDILTYAVMWFAFSANTVAHQALFQSGWFVEGLLSQTLVVHLIRTRKIPFLQSRAAWPLLAMGAAIAAAGIWLPMGRLAHYFRLQALPLAYFPWLTAMLAGYATLTQAVKGWYARRFGWQ; from the coding sequence ATGAAGAACGTCCTGAAGTCCCTTTTCGAGAGCTTCCTGCGCAGCCGCCGCATGCTGCACCACTTCGAGCGCTGGCAGACGCTGCTGGGCTCGAAGCCCGCAGGCACGGCTTCGGCGGCCATGCCGCCCGACATCGCCAGGGCACTGTCCGCCGCATCGCGTGCCGATGCCGGCGCCATGCTGGCCAGCCTGCACAGCTCGCCGCAAGGCCTGGCCGAAGACGAGGCGCAGGCGCTGCGCAAGCAGTTCGGCGGCAACGAGGTGCGCCACGAGCAGCCGCTGCCGTGGTGGACGCACCTGTGGCAGTGCTACCGCAATCCGTTCAACCTGCTGCTGACGGTGCTGGCTCTGGTCTCCTACGTGACCGAGGACATGAAGGCCGCGCTCGTGATCGGCAGCATGGTGGTGCTGTCGACGGTGCTGCGCTTCGTGCAGGAATCGCGCTCTGGCAAGGCTGCGGAGCGGCTCAAGGCGATGGTGAGCAACACCGCCACCGTGCTGCGGCCCGCGCCCGCCGAAGGCGCCGGCGCCCCGCATGCGGAGGCGGTGCGCGCCGAGGTGCCGATGCGCGAACTGGTGCCGGGCGACGTGATCGCGCTCTCGGCCGGCGACATGATCCCGGCCGACTGCCGGCTGCTCGCCGCCAAGGACCTGTTCATCAGCCAGTCCGCGCTGACCGGCGAAGCGATGCCCGTGGAGAAATTCAGCGCCGACCGCAGCAGCGATGAAGCCGGCGTGCTCGAGCGCGACAACCTGCTCTTCATGGGCACCAGCGTGGTCAGCGGCAGCGCCACCGCGCTCATCGTGCACACCGGCAGCCGCACCTTCTTCGGCGCACTGGCGCAGCGCGTGACCGCCGTCGACCAGGGCACCAGCGCGTTCCAGGCCGGCATCAACCGCGTGAGCTGGGTGCTGATCCGCTTCATGCTGGTGATGGCGCCGCTGGTGCTGGTGATCAATGGCGTGGCCAAGGGCGACTGGTGGGAGGCGGCGCTGTTCGCGCTGTCGATCGCGGTCGGCCTCACGCCCGAGATGCTGCCGATGATCGTGACCGCCACGCTGGCCAAGGGCGCGGTCGTGATGTCGCGGCAGAAGGTGATCGTGAAGCGGCTGGAAGCCATCCACAACTTCGGCGCCATGGACGTGCTGTGCACCGACAAGACCGGCACGCTGACGCAGGACCGCATCGTGCTGGAGCGCCACACCAACGCCTGGGGCGAAGCCTCGGACCACGTGCTGCAGATGGCCTACCTGAACAGCTTCCACCAGACGGGCCTGAAGAACCTGCTCGACAAGGCCGTGCTGAGCCACGCCGAGATGCAGCTGGAAACGCGTCTGCAGACGGCCTGGCGCAAGATCGACGAGGTGCCCTTCGACTTCGCGCGCCGCCGCATGTCGGTGGTGGTGGAGAACGGCGGCAGCGAGCACCTGCTGATCTGCAAGGGCGCGCTGGAAGAGATTCTCTCGGCCTGCGCCTCGGTCGAGCGCGGCGACGAGGTGCTGCCGCTCGATGCTGATGTTCTCGCGCGCATCCACGGCATCGCGTCGGAGCTCAACACCCAGGGCCTGCGCGTGGTGGCCGTGGCCAGCCGCGTGCTGGCCGCGGGGGCGCAACGGCCGGTCCAGGTCGCCTACGGCGTGGCCGACGAAACGGCGCTCACGCTGCTGGGCTACGTCGCGTTTCTCGATCCGCCGAAGGAATCGACCGCGCCCGCGCTGCGCGCGCTGGCCGCGCACGGCGTGGCGGTAAAGGTGCTGACGGGCGACAACGAGCTGGTCGCGCGCAAGGTCTGCGTCGACGTCGGCATCGAGGCCGGCCGCGTGGTGCTGGGGCGCGAGATCGAGGCGCTGGACGACGCCGGCCTGCGCGCGCTGGCCGAGCAGCACCAGGTGTTCGCCAAGCTCACGCCTGCGCACAAGGAACGCATCGTGCGTGCGCTGCATGCGAACGGGCATGTGGTGGGCTTCATGGGCGACGGCATCAACGACGCGCCCGCGCTGCGTGCGGCCGACATCGGCATCTCGGTGAACGGCGCAGTGGACGTGGCCAAGGAGTCGGCGGACATCATCCTGCTCGAGAAGAGCCTCATGGTGCTGGAGCAGGGCGTGGTGGAAGGCCGCCGCACCTTTGCCAACATGCTGAAGTACATCAAGCTGACCGCGAGCTCGAATTTCGGCAACGTGTTCTCGGTGCTGGTGGCCAGCGCGTTCCTGCCCTTCCTGCCGATGCTGCCGCTGCATCTGCTGGTGCAGAACCTGCTGTACGACGTGTCGCAGATCGTGATTCCGTTCGACAACGTCGACGCCGAATTCCTGCAAAAGCCGCAGCGCTGGAACCCGGCCGACCTGGGCCGCTTCATGCTGTTCTTCGGGCCGCTGAGCTCGGTGTTCGACATCCTGACCTACGCGGTGATGTGGTTCGCGTTCTCGGCCAACACGGTGGCGCACCAGGCGCTGTTCCAGTCGGGCTGGTTCGTCGAGGGCCTGCTGTCGCAGACGCTGGTCGTGCACCTGATCCGCACCCGCAAGATCCCGTTCCTGCAAAGCCGCGCGGCCTGGCCGCTGCTGGCAATGGGCGCAGCGATTGCCGCGGCGGGCATCTGGCTGCCGATGGGGCGGCTCGCGCACTACTTCAGGCTGCAGGCGCTTCCGCTGGCCTACTTTCCGTGGCTGACCGCGATGCTGGCGGGGTATGCGACGCTCACGCAGGCGGTCAAGGGGTGGTATGCGCGACGGTTTGGGTGGCAGTGA